Proteins encoded within one genomic window of Clupea harengus chromosome 10, Ch_v2.0.2, whole genome shotgun sequence:
- the zgc:109982 gene encoding retinol dehydrogenase 8: MNQKVVLITGCSSGIGLALAVRIAKDEKKRFMVYATMRNLAKGEALVEAAGKTLGRTLVIKQLDVCDEDSIKACVQSLPERRVDILISNAGMGLIGPIECQSIDEMRNVMDTNFFGLVRLLKEILPDMKRRKKGHIVVISSVMGIQGILFNDVYAASKFACEGFCESLAVQALRFNLKITLIEPGPVITEFERKVYNEGVKIDLSKADKVTADMFTNIYLKNYGQIFESLGQTPEDVAEHTHKIITMDDPPFRHQTNTLYTPMTTLKYADPNGDLPIETFYTMVFEHDKVFNASLNFLKLLRWRSRKSFTLDKEENKS; the protein is encoded by the exons ATGAACCAGAAGGTTGTCCTCATCACTGGCTGCTCCTCTGGCATTGGTTTGGCGCTGGCAGTGCGCATTGCCAAGGATGAGAAGAAGAGATTCATGG TCTATGCCACCATGAGGAACCTCGCCAAGGGTGAAGCCCTGGTGGAGGCAGCCGGTAAGACACTGGGAAGAACCCTGGTGATCAAACAGCTGGACGTGTGTGACGAGGATTCCATAAAGGCCTGTGTGCAAAGCCTGCCTGAACGCAGAGTTGACATTCTCA TCAGCAATGCAGGGATGGGCCTGATTGGGCCTATAGAATGTCAAAGTATAGATGAGATGAGAAACGTCATGGACACAAACTTCTTTGGGTTGGTTCGCCTCCTTAAAGAAATTCTGCCTGacatgaagaggaggaagaaaggccATATTGTAGTCATAAGCAGTGTCATGGGCATCCAAG GCATATTGTTCAATGATGTCTATGCTGCATCTAAATTTGCTTGTGAAGGATTCTGTGAGAGCCTTGCTGTCCAAGCATTGAGATTTAACCTGAA GATTACTCTCATTGAGCCGGGTCCAGTCATTACTGAATTTGAACGTAAGGTCTATAATGAAGGAGTCAAGATAGACCTTTCAAAAGCCGACAAGGTTACTGCTGACATGTTTACTAACATCTACCTGAAAAACTACGGCCAGATCTTTGAGAGCCTTGGCCAGACACCAGAAGACGTAGCAGAG cacacacacaaaatcatcacAATGGACGACCCACCCTTCCGCCATCAGACAAACACTCTGTACACCCCTATGACCACTCTGAAGTACGCCGACCCCAACGGAGACCTGCCCATCGAAACCTTCTACACGATGGTGTTTGAGCACGACAAGGTGTTCAATGCCAGCCTCAACTTTCTCAAGCTACTGCGCTGGAGAAGTCGCAAGAGCTTCACTCTGGATAAAGAGGAGAACAAATCCTAA